The DNA segment taaacaagaaagaaaagaaaccaTATCGAGCTTTCCATCATACCTGAGTTTTCCAAGCACTATACCAGATTCATTAGAGCGGAGAAGTCCAATATCTTCAGGAGACATAATTTCATatgtatttctatttttaagCATTCCatcctaaaattttttttttgtacaaaacTGTTATAAAGAGGATTTTGAACAATGAATTGCAACAAATGGACGGGTTTCAGCTCGCATGAACTACAAAATAGAAATGACCATATTGCTAATGCTCAGGAAAGGAATTCAATGCGTGCCAGGAATAAGAAAATGTACAAAAGGAAAACAGATTGATACATGATTTCATGAATAGTGTGTCTAAAATTAAGGACTCCCTTAAAAATAAAAGTTGTCCTTCACTAAAATAAAAGTTACTGAACATTTTACCGAGTCAAACTAAAACGAAGAAGCATGACTTCATAAAACTGAGTAATTTTCTGTGGCGTTCCAACACCAACCTGATGGATGCCACTTTCATGAGCAAAAGCATTAGCTCCAACAATTGCTTTGTGAGGTTGAACACGCAGCCCACTATATTCTTCTACCTGTGAATACAGTGTGACACAAACTGACAAACAGAAGAAATAAACTAAAAACTCGATAACCTTAAAAGAAGCTGAGGACAGCATACCATCTTACTCGCCATGACAATATGCTGAGTATTAATCCCCGTATAAAGACCGCCCAATCCTTGCTCCCCACGGCACTTCAAGATCATTACAACCTGCAGGAAATCAAAAGAGTTCAGAAAAATTGTTGCCCCCCATCTTACAATTTATGCATAAACTCAAACTGATGTACAAAATTGTAGATAGCAGTATGGGAAAGAACAGGTAAATACTAATAAAAGGTTTCTCcactttaaataaaaaaaagacaGGTTTTCAAAGGTTAAACCGAGCATAAGATTTATAGATAGAAGAGGACGCACCTCCTCTAATGAAGCATTACCAGCCCTTTCGCCGATTCCATTAACAGTGACCTCAACTTGCCTTGCACCAGCACGTGCCCCCTGTTGTAAGATAAGCTTCCACTTAAATGCCGAATGAATTTGGGAGTACAAATCATTCGATACGGGGCCAGAAACTTCATACCTCTAGGGTGTTAGCCGTTGAAAGTCCAAGGTCATTCTGACAGTGTGTCGAAATTATTACATTTTCAATTCCAGGGGTACTGGCTTTTATATCAGCGATCAATTGCCCAAATTCGGAAGGCAAATTGTAGCCTACTGTATCAGGAATGTTAAGGGTTGTCGCTCCCGCCTTGATAACTTCTCCCAGAATCTGATAAAGAAACTCCCTTTCTGATctgtaaaaaaaacaaaaaatttagaattgtaaaaaaaaaaatcaaactatAAATCCTAATAATTAAAGTTGAAAAACCTTCCAGCATCCTCAGGACTGAATTCGACATCATTACATCCCAAACTTCTGGCATAAGCGACCATACTCCTAGCTTTTTCAATAACCTGTTCTGGCGTCATTTTCAACTTGTGTGTCATGTGAATCTCACTGGTAGCAATAAAAGTGTGAATCCTAGGCTTCTTCGCATATTTCACGGCTTCCCACGACTTCTCAATGTCCCTCTTGTTACACCTCGCCAAGCCACATATAACCGGCACGTGATCGGAACCATCGGCGTTCCCAACCTCGAGGGCAATTTTTTTAACGGCCTCGAAATCCGCCTCGGAAGAGGCTGGGAATCCAGCTTCGATGATGTCGACACCGAGCCTCGCAAGCTGGCGCGCTATGTCAAGCTTCTCCTCGGTGGTCATGGTGGCGCCGGGGGACTGCTCGCCGTCGCGGAGGGTGGTGTCGAACACGCGCACATACTTGGGGTCCGAAATGCGATTGGGCACGTACTCGGGGCGGCCGAGAGAGCAGCGAATGACGGCGGCAGCGGAAGCATTCCTGTGTTTACAGAAGTAGAAGGAATGGAAAGGGATTGCGGTTTTAGGGATTGCATGCGTTATTCGTGACGGCCTGCaaatggaagaagaagaagaagaagcagcAGCAGCCATTGATTTTTCTGAGCCTGTTGTATTACatttttcttatatatatatataatataataatataaataaataattgaaaaccCTAGAGTAGAGATTCTAAATTTTTGAGTCAACGAGTAGATTGGAATGACGATCCACGTGAGATTATTTCTGGTTCACGTAATTACCCCTTCGATGGTCTGTCTCTACGGAGCTGAGGTGAAGGACCTTTTGGTCATTTGCATGTTCCCAAAAAGCAAAAAGGTAAACGACATTTACGTCGTAATAATATTTGTGAAATTAGAACGCCCTTGAAATGTAAATTAGGGAAGCTTTatttattactttttttttcttttcttttcctcaaTGTTTTTTAACTTTTTCTATGTGTGGATTTTGTGTGTTTAAGTTTTAGTTCGttgtgagttttttttttaaaaaaaagttttagttcgttgtgtttttttttctttccaattttcatttatttttcatgtgATTTTGACGTGACAATATGTGATATTGATATTACATAAATATGATACTGACatacataataaaatattaacattttaatataaaaataatgaaccatcaaaaattgaaagatatagAAAAGTAAAGCGAAATTTTACAAcatatgatataaatacaatatTCCCTATAAATTATCTAAATTTAAATAGTTAGTgacatatattattattaaaaaaaatatatttattttaggtTAAATGTAAATACAATATGAATAATTTTAGTTGCACGAAAACTCATATAACACAGTTTTGAATGTTAATTTTGTAAAACTGATCTTCTACTTGAATCACtcgttaaaaaatattattttatatcaaaattattactttatatCATAAATATAAGCAGTGTTGAACTTTCTCACAGATAAAACATTTCACAATGTATCTACTATATATTTCATATATGTAATATTGCATCTTTTATAACACCCGATAATttttatacgtaaattcgcatgcataattaggaaaaataattatttaaaatttatatttgggttaaatgacatttatgtgttattatgtgaattatatgcatgatttaaatttattttagcatttaacccgcaattattgtatttttagatttttgagtaaataagttattttgatcgcgtagacgggaccgtggactgACGAAGTATTGATTTTTCATCCCAAATATTTTAGAAGACTTTTAGTggccaaaaaaataattattttgaagtttttagtcccaaaatttatgatattttatttatgtattttagaAAGTCcatatttagccaaaataagtcattttaatgacttttattgatttttaaaaattttttaattaaatatttcgggatttatgtttttatatcaGAGTAGTACtaatttttgaagtttaaaatttatatttttatggtatgattttatcctaaattagttattattttaattaaattctaattaacCAAAAATCTATCCTATCTACCTTAAACTCACGTCTCCCtctcccttagccgcctccaaccTTTCTTCATCACCTTCTTCACGCCACATAGCAGATAtcagcctccatagccgatccttcAAAGATTTATCGAGTTT comes from the Henckelia pumila isolate YLH828 chromosome 1, ASM3356847v2, whole genome shotgun sequence genome and includes:
- the LOC140880271 gene encoding 2-isopropylmalate synthase A-like, giving the protein MAAAASSSSSSICRPSRITHAIPKTAIPFHSFYFCKHRNASAAAVIRCSLGRPEYVPNRISDPKYVRVFDTTLRDGEQSPGATMTTEEKLDIARQLARLGVDIIEAGFPASSEADFEAVKKIALEVGNADGSDHVPVICGLARCNKRDIEKSWEAVKYAKKPRIHTFIATSEIHMTHKLKMTPEQVIEKARSMVAYARSLGCNDVEFSPEDAGRSEREFLYQILGEVIKAGATTLNIPDTVGYNLPSEFGQLIADIKASTPGIENVIISTHCQNDLGLSTANTLEGARAGARQVEVTVNGIGERAGNASLEEVVMILKCRGEQGLGGLYTGINTQHIVMASKMVEEYSGLRVQPHKAIVGANAFAHESGIHQDGMLKNRNTYEIMSPEDIGLLRSNESGIVLGKLSGRHALKAKMLELGYDIDGKELDDLFSRFKSVAGNKKSITDDDLIALVSDEVFQPLVIWKFEDVQVTCGSLGLSTATVKLIDASGTVHIACSVGTGPVDAAYKAIDLIVKVPVKLLEYSMNSVTEGIDAIATTRVLIRGVDSVPATHALTGQTVNRAFSGTGADMDIVISSVRAYVGALNKLLGVKNRLKVDDLNENKAFQVHVK